The DNA region ACACCTCTCGAAAGAGGCGCGGGGTCGCAGCCACCGCCTTTCTGACAGCTCGGGCGACTATGTCGCGGATCGCGATCATTTGTGTCTTAAATTACCGTTTTGGGCTACTTTGTCGCGAGACGGCGCCGTCCATTCTGATAAAGGAAGAGCGATCCAGAAAGAGGCATACCGTGGTAGACCCAACGATCATCTCCCGTCGCACACTGTTCTTCGTCCCCCTCGCCCTTGCCGCCTGCAAGGACCGGACAAACATCATCGAGCTCGTTGGCAGCACGATGGGCACATCTTACTCCATCGTCGCCGTCGACAAGTCTGGCGCGCTGTCCCGCACGAAGCTCCAGGGCGAAGTCGACACCGTGCTGGCGTCGATCAACGCCAGCATGTCGAACTGGGACGCCACGTCCGAAGTGTCGCGCTTCAACGCGATGCGTTCGACGGCGCCCATGTCTGTGTCGCCTGAGTTCGCGGCCGTCATGGCCGCAGCGGAAGAGGTGCACACCCTTTCCGACGGACGCTTTGACGTGACCACCGGCCCGCTCATCGATCTCTGGGGCTTCGGAGCGAAAGACGTGTCCTCGCGGATCCCGACCGACGCTGCCATCGCTGCAGCGCGCGAGGCGACCGGCCAGGCGCGCGCGATCACGGTTGGCGCAGGTTCTTTGACGAAATCCGACCCAGCGGCCGAGGTGTATCTTTCCGCCATCGGAAAGGGATACGGCGTGGATGCCATCGGCGAAGCGCTTGCCGGCTTGGGCGTCGAAGACTTCATGGTGGAGATCGGAGGCGATCTCCTGACCGCCGGCGTCAACCCCGACGGAAACCCATGGCAGATTGGCATCGAGACGCCTGAAGCGCTCTCCGGCGTTCAGCAGGTCGTCGGTGTGACGGGCATGGGTCTCGCCACCTCGGGCGACTACCGGAACTACTTCGAGAGGGACGGTCAGCGCTACAGCCACATCCTCGACGCGTCGACCGGGCGTCCGATCACGCACACCACGGCCAGTGCCACGGTTGTGACTGAAAATGCGATGCTGGCCGATGCATGGGCCACGGCAATGCTTATCTTGGGGTCTGAAACCGGCCTTGAACTGGCCAATGCGCTGAACATGCCCGTGCTCTTCATCGATCGTGATGGCGACGGCTTCTCAACAGCGGCATCGGCGGCCTTCCAGACGCTCGCGGCCTGACCCACGGCCAAAGGAGCCCTTGAGATGGAAACCTTCCTTCTCGCATTCGTTCTCTTGCTTCTGGTGATGCTCGGCATGGCGCTGGGCGTCATCTTCATGAACAAGCGGATCAAGGGATCATGCGGTGGCCTCAACGCCATCTCAGACGCTGATCATTGTCTCGTCTGCAAGAAAGAGGTCGATCCCGACTCGCCGCTCAAGGAGAGGCTTCGGGGTTGCCCCAAGGCCAAACAGATGCTTGCCAAGATGGAGGCGGAAGGCGCCTAGCGCGACAGCTACGTGCCGCCCGAGAGCGGCACGAACGCCAACAGGCCAAGACCGCACGCCGCGCCGAGCCCAAAAAGCCACAATTGCCACGTCGGGCCTTCTGCCTTCCACACGCTGCGATAGCGCATGCCGCACAGGCAGGCCGCGACAAAGATCAACGTGGCCGCCAGCGGGCTCAACATCAAATCTGCCATCCAAACAGCGCCCTTCCCTGAATCAAGTTGCGTGTCTAGGCTGTGGATCACAGCAGGGGACAACACACAAATAGGGAGGTCCTTGGCCATGCCTACTTCTTATCAAGCTCCGTCTCGCGGCACGCCGGCCAAGACGCATAGCCAATCAATCTCGTCGAATACCGCTGGCGGGAACGGGACGGTCGCCAACCTTCTCTCCACCAAGGGCAACAGCGTAATTGCGATCCGGCCGCATGATACGATCTCGAAAGCTGTTGGCATCCTGAAGGAAAAGCGCATCGGCGCGCTCGTGGTCACTGACGAGAACGGCGCGTTGAAGGGCATTCTCTCCGAACGCGACATTGTCCGGAAGCTCGCGGAGACGCCCGGCCAGACCCTTCCCCAGACGGTTTCGGAGAACATGACGTCGAAAGTCGTGACATGCGAACCCAACGACTCCCTCGTTGTGGTGTTGCAGCGCATGATGGAAGGCCGCTTCCGCCACATGCCCGTCGTCCAGGGTGCGGACCTTTGCGGCATGGTAACCATCGGCGACGTCGTCCAATTCCGCCTCTCGGAGGTGGAGCACGAAGCCCTTCAGCTGAAGCAGATGATCGTCGGGTAGCAATAGACTGCGCGCTCGCTGACAGCGGCGACGAGCGCTGTCGGTCCAGTCTCTGCCGGGGCGGCAGAGCCGCGTCGTGGCACAGCTCTTGAGAAGCCGTCGAACCTTCGCAGCTATACCCAGCAACGAGTGTCGGTGAGCGCAATTCCGAAGTTTGGAAACGTTTAAGCACACCCTCCAGAGCCCTTCGGAAAAGAAACGTCTGCGCTTCGGGACTTCACCTCACAAACACCATCCACAATTCGGCAGTGCAGTCGCCTGCGCGTCTGTCCATCAAGCATGCCGGGCCTAGCCACTTTGGCCATTAGACGCCAAAAGGCGCTCTAACGATGGGGAGTTTGATCCATGGCCGAGGATTGGTGGCGCGGTGCCAGCATTTACCAGATCTATCCGCGCTCTTTTCAAGACGACAACGGCGATGGCGTCGGCGATCTCGCGGGCATAACGCGTCGGCTCGACCACGTGGCTTCGCTCGGCGTGGATGCCATTTGGCTCTCTCCGTTTTTCCCATCGCCGATGAAGGACATGGGCTATGACGTCGCCGATTATCGCGGCGTCGACCCTCTCTTCGGCACCAACGATGACTTTGACGCGCTCCTTGCGCGCGCGCATGACCTTGGCCTCAAGGTCATCATCGACCAGGTGCTTTCCCATTCTTCCGACAAGCATGCCTGGTTCGAGGAGAGCCGCGTGTCGCGGTCCAACCCGCGCGCCGACTGGTATGTCTGGGCTGACCCCAGCGAGGATGGCACCCCGCCCAACAACTGGCTGTCGGTCTTTGGCGGCCCCGCATGGGAATGGGAGCCACGCAGGCATCAATACTACCTGCACAACTTCCTGACCGAGCAGCCCGACCTCAACCTCTGGAACCCGGACGTCCAAGACGCGCTGCTCGCCGAAGTAGGCTTCTGGTTGGACCGCGGCGTAGATGGCTTCCGCCTCGATGTTGCGAACTTCTACTTTCATGACCGGGACCTCACCGACAATCCCCCTGCCCCCGCCGAGCAGCGCGCCCACGCGCGCGAAACCTACGGCCACCAAGACCACGTATTCGACAAGAACAGACCGGAGACGCTGGGCTTCCTCGAGAAGCTCCGCGCGCTCACGGATCGCTATCCCGGCCGCATGATCGTCGGCGAAGTGAGCGAAGACGGCGACAAGGCGCTTGATCTCATGGCGGCCTACACGGCCGGAGAGAAACGCCTACACATGGCCTACTCCTTTGAGCTGCTTGGCCCGAAATTCTCTGCCACGCATTTCCGCCGCAATGTGGAACGCTTCTTCGAAAGCGCCCCGGATGGCTGGCCGTGCTGGTCGTTTTCAAACCATGACTGCGTCCGGCATGTGAGCCGCTGGGTAGAGCATGCAAAGGACCCGGACGCCCTCGCCCGACAGTGCATCGCCCTCTTGGCCTCGCTGGAGGGCAACATCGGCCTATACCAAGGAGAGGAGCTCGGTCAGCTCGAGACCGAGCTGGCCTATGAAGAAATCACGGACCCGCCGGGCCTGCGCTTTTGGCCCGACGTGAAGGGCCGAGATGGCTGCCGCACACCGATGGCATGGGAGAGCGACGCGCCGCATGCTGGGTTTTCCAGCGCAAAGCCCTGGCTGCCGGTGAAAGCACCGCAGGCAGACCGGGCGGTCAGCCTTCAGCAGACATCCAACGACAGCACGCTCGCCTTCTACCGCGAGATGCTCGCGTTCCGCGCACAGTCACTGGCGCTCAAAACCGGTCGGACGGCCTTCCATGACCTTCCCGAGCCGTTACTGTCCTTTCGGCGCGGCGACGAACTGACTTGCGTGTTCAACCTGTCTCCCGAGGAGCGGTCTCTCGCCTTCGCGGAGCCGATCACGCTTGTCGGACCCCATGCTGCGCAGGTGGATGGGACGACACTGCACCTGCCGGCCAACGGGTTCGCATTGCTCGAAAAAACACCCGAACTCGCCAAATGAAAAGTGAAGCGTGAAGTCTACTCCATCGGTGACTATCCGCTCAAATTACGCTTCTTATCAGTGACTTAATCGAAATGCGCAGCGTGTGCCGCCTAGATGCGCAAAATAATGTCACTAATACTTACCTTTTTTGAGGCGAAACCCTTGCCAGAGGGGGGCCGAAACGAGTATCTCGCACTCCACAGCTGCATGAGCGCGGGGAATCTCTCGCGCTCAGGACCACTTCGTAACCGCCACTGCTAACGCCCGCATGGCTTTGACAGGCTTCAACGCTGCCAAAGGACATCGCCCGTGACTGATCTGACTGCGCCCTACGGCCTCTACGATCCGACCCTGGAGAAAAGCTCCTGCGGGGTGGGCTTTCTCACGCGAAAATCCAGCGAGCAGACGCACGACCTCCTCGAGAAGGGCCATGAAGCCCTGTGCTCGGTGCCCCATCGCGGCGGGATGTCCTCGGAGGGCGTGGGAGACGGCGCGGGCATCTCCGTAGATCTGTCGCTGAAATTCTTCTCGAAGCTCGTGGGCAAGACACTCGAGAAAGGCACGTTCGGGGTGGGCAACTTCTTCATGCCGGCCGATGCCTCCCAACATGAGCATGCCGTGACGCTCATCGAGAGCACGCTCAAGGAATGGGGTTTTACCATTCTGGTGAGCCGCGAGGTCGAAACCAACAGCGACGCCATCAGCGAACGCGCGGCCAAATGGCAGCTCCCGATCCGCCAGTGGATCTTCGAGGCGCCCGAGGGCCTGCGTGGCGCGGCGCTTGATAGCCGGATCCACACGACGCTTCTCGAGATCGAGGCCGTGGCCTACACGCAGCCCGAACTCGACGGTCTCTATCCGTTGTCGCTCAGCGCGCGGATGCAGGTCTTCAAAGGGCGGCTGAACAGCTGGGAAATTATGCCGTACTTCAAGGACCTCTGGGACGAGGACCATGAAGTGCACACGATGTATTTCCACACGCGGTTCTCCACCAACACGGACCCGCACCCCACCATGGCGCAGCCGTTCCGCCTGATGGCGCACAATGGCGAACTGAACACAGACAAGAAAAACCGCCTGTCCGAAGCGGCCGTTGCGCTCGCCCGCAACAAGGCGATCGTCCGCCCGAAAGGCCAATCCGACAGCTGCCGCCTCGACCAGACGCTCAACAGCCGCGTCTACGAAGAGGGCGTGGACCTCGTCACCGCCGTCGTGGCTATGATGCCGCCCGCCTGGGAAAACGATAAGGACATCGATCCCGACGTGAAGGCCATGCTCGAATACTTCTCTCTCTTCGAGGAGAAAAATGACGGCCCGGCAGCGCTGATCTTCGGCGACGGCAACATCATCGGAGCCCGTCTGGATAGACTGGGCCTGCGCCCGCTGCGCACGGTGGAAACGGAAGACTATCTCGCCGTCATGTCCGAGGCGGGCCAGATCTCCTTCCCGCCAGAAAGCGTGATCCGCCGCGGTCGCGTGGCTGCTGGCGGCATGATCTATTTCAACCACGAAGAAGGCCGCATCTACGAGACGGAAGCCGCGCTCGAGATGCTCGCGGAGGCGGAGGATTATCCCGCGCTTCTGGAAGCGGCAGCCATCAATATCGACGATCTGCCCAGCGCCGATGACGATCCGGGCCTCGCGGCCACGCGCTATCTCGGCGATCTCGCCACGCCCGCGCGATACGTGGCCTACACGCACAACCAGGAAAGCTTCAAATTCCTGATGGACCCGATGCTGCAGAACGGTGTCGAGAAGGTCTCGGCGATGGGCTACGGCAACGCGATCAACGCGCTCTCTGATCAGGAAGGCGGGGTGGCCAAGTACTTCTCGCAGCGTTTCGCGCAGGTGACGAACCCGCCGCTCGATTCGATCCGCGAGGCAGACGGCATGACGCTCCGCGTGGCTCTCGGGGAGAAGCCGCACATGGGCAAATCCCGCTCGCGGCAGATCGTGGTCAACACGCCGATCCTGCGTATGTCGGACATGCTGAAGATCAAGAAGCAAGAGCACACGCCCTGGGACAGGTTCGATATCCTCTACGGTCCGGCTTTCAACGATGCCGCCGCCAATGAGCGCGCGCTGACTGAGGCCGTCGATCAGGTCGCCAACGACGTGGTGAGCTTCGCCCGCGAAAAGGGTGGCATCGCCATCCTGACCGATCGCCATGTCTCCACGACGCTCGCGCCGCTTCCGATGTCGCTCGCTATCTCGGCGATCAACCAGCGGCTCATCGAGGAGGGTCTCCGCTTCAAGGTGTCCCTCGTCGTCGAGTCGGGCCAGCTCTCCTCATCGCATCACGCCGCCTGCGCCCTCGGTTTCGGCGCGTCCGCAGTCTACCCGCTCGCCGTGCGCCTGCGCGCCGAGGAGCTCTTCGGCCACGACAAGGCCTATGATCACTAC from Pseudomonadota bacterium includes:
- a CDS encoding FAD:protein FMN transferase, encoding MVDPTIISRRTLFFVPLALAACKDRTNIIELVGSTMGTSYSIVAVDKSGALSRTKLQGEVDTVLASINASMSNWDATSEVSRFNAMRSTAPMSVSPEFAAVMAAAEEVHTLSDGRFDVTTGPLIDLWGFGAKDVSSRIPTDAAIAAAREATGQARAITVGAGSLTKSDPAAEVYLSAIGKGYGVDAIGEALAGLGVEDFMVEIGGDLLTAGVNPDGNPWQIGIETPEALSGVQQVVGVTGMGLATSGDYRNYFERDGQRYSHILDASTGRPITHTTASATVVTENAMLADAWATAMLILGSETGLELANALNMPVLFIDRDGDGFSTAASAAFQTLAA
- a CDS encoding alpha-amylase family glycosyl hydrolase, translating into MAEDWWRGASIYQIYPRSFQDDNGDGVGDLAGITRRLDHVASLGVDAIWLSPFFPSPMKDMGYDVADYRGVDPLFGTNDDFDALLARAHDLGLKVIIDQVLSHSSDKHAWFEESRVSRSNPRADWYVWADPSEDGTPPNNWLSVFGGPAWEWEPRRHQYYLHNFLTEQPDLNLWNPDVQDALLAEVGFWLDRGVDGFRLDVANFYFHDRDLTDNPPAPAEQRAHARETYGHQDHVFDKNRPETLGFLEKLRALTDRYPGRMIVGEVSEDGDKALDLMAAYTAGEKRLHMAYSFELLGPKFSATHFRRNVERFFESAPDGWPCWSFSNHDCVRHVSRWVEHAKDPDALARQCIALLASLEGNIGLYQGEELGQLETELAYEEITDPPGLRFWPDVKGRDGCRTPMAWESDAPHAGFSSAKPWLPVKAPQADRAVSLQQTSNDSTLAFYREMLAFRAQSLALKTGRTAFHDLPEPLLSFRRGDELTCVFNLSPEERSLAFAEPITLVGPHAAQVDGTTLHLPANGFALLEKTPELAK
- the nqrM gene encoding (Na+)-NQR maturation NqrM → METFLLAFVLLLLVMLGMALGVIFMNKRIKGSCGGLNAISDADHCLVCKKEVDPDSPLKERLRGCPKAKQMLAKMEAEGA
- a CDS encoding CBS domain-containing protein, with the translated sequence MPTSYQAPSRGTPAKTHSQSISSNTAGGNGTVANLLSTKGNSVIAIRPHDTISKAVGILKEKRIGALVVTDENGALKGILSERDIVRKLAETPGQTLPQTVSENMTSKVVTCEPNDSLVVVLQRMMEGRFRHMPVVQGADLCGMVTIGDVVQFRLSEVEHEALQLKQMIVG